The following are encoded together in the Geitlerinema sp. PCC 9228 genome:
- the menA gene encoding 2-carboxy-1,4-naphthoquinone phytyltransferase, with protein MSLQTLESSSAKLWLAAIKPPIYSVAIMPIWVGTAVAVADTQVFNGRVFYTFLISAIFIVIWLNLSNDVFDSETGIDENKPHSLVNLTGNKNLIFGLANLFLILGILGILAIAWWQQDITIIALVVLSCLLGYTYQGPPFRLGYHGLGEIICWIAFGPLAVAAAYYSQTQRWLVGNMAALWIAATVVGLVTSLVLFCSHFHQVEDDIKAGKRSPIVRLGTERGAKLLPWFCGSIYATIVAGIVLEILPMWTILAFGSLPFAWQLCTHVNKYHAQPDKVSNSKFIAISIHASSCSLLGVGFLLNFLP; from the coding sequence ATGAGTTTGCAGACTTTGGAATCATCGAGTGCGAAACTGTGGCTGGCAGCCATCAAGCCGCCGATTTACAGCGTAGCCATCATGCCGATTTGGGTAGGAACGGCGGTAGCTGTTGCCGATACCCAGGTTTTTAACGGCAGAGTATTTTACACCTTTTTGATATCCGCCATTTTCATCGTGATCTGGTTAAATCTCAGCAACGATGTTTTTGATTCGGAAACTGGGATTGACGAAAACAAACCCCATTCTTTAGTAAACTTAACAGGTAACAAAAACTTAATATTCGGGTTAGCCAACCTATTTTTAATCTTGGGAATCTTGGGAATTCTAGCGATCGCTTGGTGGCAGCAAGACATCACCATTATCGCTTTGGTGGTTCTCAGTTGTCTGCTGGGCTACACTTACCAAGGACCGCCTTTCCGATTGGGATATCATGGTTTGGGGGAAATTATTTGTTGGATCGCCTTTGGTCCGCTAGCGGTAGCAGCTGCCTACTACAGCCAAACCCAGCGTTGGTTGGTTGGCAACATGGCTGCTTTGTGGATTGCGGCGACGGTGGTGGGTTTGGTCACCAGCTTGGTGTTGTTTTGTTCTCATTTCCACCAAGTGGAAGACGATATCAAAGCCGGCAAGCGATCGCCGATCGTACGTTTGGGAACCGAACGCGGTGCCAAACTCTTACCTTGGTTCTGTGGTAGTATCTACGCCACCATTGTAGCCGGAATTGTACTGGAAATCCTGCCCATGTGGACGATTCTGGCTTTTGGTAGCCTCCCATTTGCTTGGCAGTTGTGTACCCATGTCAACAAATATCACGCACAACCGGATAAAGTTAGCAATAGCAAATTCATTGCTATTTCCATCCACGCATCGAGTTGTTCCTTGCTGGGAGTTGGCTTTCTCCTAAATTTCCTTCCCTAG